The Corynebacterium suranareeae genome window below encodes:
- a CDS encoding helix-turn-helix transcriptional regulator yields the protein MKQQTAPTAATDLFAESYKLSPKQREVLDVLQSFPDGARAIDVAKKLDLHVNTARGHLEELVAKEAIRVVTASAKGRGRPSLIFQTRVPDNRAVAREYITLIELMANMLGDVDDDAIKNPELRAKAQAIGKQWAHVMGIDHAEVEELDQALSPLITRLREMGFDPAETPEENSVALHSCPFVVNDKRPSSFVCAIHAGFIQESLGTNNKIQLELKPLNAPGTCKVHVLNQ from the coding sequence GTGAAACAACAAACTGCCCCTACCGCTGCGACTGACCTTTTTGCTGAGTCATACAAACTCAGCCCAAAGCAGCGCGAGGTTTTAGATGTGTTGCAGTCATTCCCTGACGGTGCTCGCGCAATCGATGTAGCAAAAAAGCTTGACCTACATGTCAACACCGCCCGTGGCCATTTGGAAGAACTCGTAGCAAAAGAAGCCATCCGGGTCGTCACCGCTTCAGCCAAAGGTCGAGGTCGCCCCTCATTAATCTTCCAAACACGGGTACCCGACAACCGAGCTGTGGCACGCGAATACATCACACTCATTGAACTCATGGCCAACATGTTGGGTGATGTCGACGATGACGCCATCAAAAACCCAGAACTACGTGCAAAAGCCCAAGCTATCGGCAAGCAATGGGCTCACGTCATGGGCATTGACCACGCTGAAGTCGAAGAACTCGACCAAGCACTATCCCCACTAATCACCCGGCTGCGCGAAATGGGGTTCGACCCAGCAGAAACCCCAGAGGAAAACTCAGTTGCGCTGCATAGCTGCCCCTTCGTGGTCAACGACAAGCGTCCATCCTCGTTCGTTTGCGCCATCCACGCCGGATTCATCCAAGAAAGCCTCGGAACAAACAACAAAATCCAATTGGAACTCAAACCACTCAACGCGCCAGGCACATGCAAAGTGCACGTACTTAATCAATAA
- a CDS encoding alpha/beta hydrolase translates to MPVASAQENIRWEECPPQVNIESAQCGSIDVPMHYSDPSLGDISVGFIKVPAQGEKRGTIFGNAGGPGGDAYSFFGNEAMNWPAEMYQEFDLVAVQPRGMVGSTPVDCNNIAPGYDSFSILTREGAFVKDSCEIGTPGYTSSLTTDNTANDWELVRQALGDEKISIFGLSYGTYLGSVYATRYPQHTDKVVLDSAMSPNLAWNGIMASQEQGYKNSLNDFFSWVAENNDTYGLGATPLAVYQNWSNQIVAETGTNPTVAPPPAQVGDVPPAFAWAGQAGADIMTATNPASVQIQGLATQLLNPGSNQSLSPLLNASRALIPQPTSWPVLAAAIAGQTPAPDVAETGEDPYVIESINASVNMQRMVMCNENTVAPDPVAMARMAWTSLVTGDIFDVYSVKYSSGQACSGITPSSGQQPTDGSQLEVQPLLIQGTGDPQTPYWTHTDLANSMNAHVVTVDGPGHGQAYGGNNQAVNDILVDYLRTGHTDATWVEGFTPTPIVEG, encoded by the coding sequence TTGCCTGTGGCTTCCGCCCAGGAAAATATCAGGTGGGAGGAATGCCCACCTCAGGTCAATATCGAGTCTGCACAATGCGGAAGCATCGATGTTCCCATGCACTATTCAGATCCCTCGCTTGGGGATATCAGCGTGGGATTCATCAAAGTCCCCGCCCAAGGTGAAAAGCGTGGAACTATTTTCGGCAACGCTGGCGGACCTGGCGGTGATGCCTACAGTTTCTTCGGAAACGAGGCTATGAACTGGCCAGCTGAGATGTATCAGGAATTTGACCTCGTAGCTGTTCAGCCCCGAGGCATGGTGGGCTCAACCCCAGTAGATTGCAACAATATTGCCCCTGGCTATGACTCTTTCTCGATCCTCACCCGCGAAGGTGCCTTCGTTAAAGATTCCTGCGAGATTGGCACCCCTGGCTACACCTCCAGTCTGACAACTGACAACACAGCCAATGACTGGGAACTCGTACGTCAAGCGCTCGGCGATGAAAAGATCTCCATCTTCGGCCTTTCTTATGGCACCTACCTAGGATCGGTCTACGCAACCCGCTACCCACAGCACACGGACAAAGTAGTCCTTGATTCTGCAATGTCGCCAAATTTGGCTTGGAACGGCATTATGGCTTCCCAAGAGCAGGGATATAAAAACTCCCTCAACGATTTCTTTAGCTGGGTTGCAGAAAACAACGACACCTACGGTTTAGGTGCGACTCCACTGGCTGTCTACCAAAACTGGTCAAACCAGATCGTGGCAGAAACCGGCACTAACCCAACCGTTGCACCACCTCCAGCACAGGTAGGCGATGTCCCACCAGCATTTGCCTGGGCAGGCCAAGCGGGTGCCGATATCATGACCGCCACCAATCCTGCTTCCGTCCAGATTCAAGGTCTAGCCACACAGTTGCTCAATCCTGGATCCAACCAATCTTTGAGTCCATTACTTAACGCGTCACGTGCACTGATCCCACAGCCCACCAGCTGGCCAGTCCTAGCAGCAGCAATCGCCGGCCAAACACCAGCGCCAGATGTTGCAGAGACCGGCGAAGACCCATACGTCATCGAAAGCATCAATGCCAGCGTGAACATGCAGCGCATGGTCATGTGTAACGAAAACACCGTTGCTCCCGACCCAGTCGCTATGGCACGCATGGCCTGGACCAGCCTTGTCACCGGCGATATCTTCGATGTCTACTCCGTGAAATACAGCTCTGGACAAGCATGTTCCGGCATCACTCCATCCAGCGGGCAACAGCCAACCGACGGTTCACAATTGGAAGTCCAGCCGCTTTTGATTCAGGGAACCGGCGATCCGCAAACTCCTTACTGGACCCACACTGATCTTGCGAACTCCATGAACGCACACGTTGTAACCGTGGATGGACCAGGACACGGCCAGGCCTACGGCGGCAATAACCAGGCAGTCAACGATATTCTTGTGGACTACCTTCGCACTGGACACACTGATGCCACCTGGGTGGAAGGATTCACCCCTACCCCAATTGTGGAAGGCTAA
- the lysA gene encoding diaminopimelate decarboxylase, giving the protein MASAENFNELPSHVWPRNAVRQEDGVVTVAGVPLPDLAEEYGTPLFVVDEDDFRSRCRDMAAAFGGADNVHYASKAFLTKTIARWVDEEGLSLDIASINELGIALAAGFPASRITAHGNNKGVEFLRALVQNGVGHVVLDSAQELELLDYVAAGEGKIQDVLIRVKPGIEAHTHEFIATSHEDQKFGFSLASGSAFAAAKAANNAENLNLVGLHCHVGSQVFDAEGFKLAAERVLGLYAQIHSELGLALPELDLGGGYGIAYTAAEEPLNVAEVATDLITAVGKMAAELGIDAPTVLVEPGRAIAGPSAVTIYEVGTTKDVHVDDDNTRRYVAVDGGMSDNIRPALYGSEYDARVVSRFTEGEGVNTRVVGAHCESGDILINDEVYPSDITSGDFLALAATGAYCYAMSSRYNAFTRPAVVSVRAGSSRLMLRRETLDDILALEA; this is encoded by the coding sequence ATGGCTTCAGCTGAAAACTTCAATGAACTCCCATCGCATGTCTGGCCACGCAACGCCGTACGCCAAGAAGACGGAGTTGTAACCGTCGCGGGTGTGCCTTTGCCTGATTTGGCAGAAGAATACGGGACACCACTTTTTGTGGTAGATGAAGATGACTTCCGTTCCCGCTGCCGCGACATGGCAGCAGCCTTCGGCGGTGCGGATAACGTGCACTACGCATCCAAGGCATTTTTAACCAAGACCATCGCTCGCTGGGTTGATGAAGAGGGACTGTCACTAGATATTGCCTCCATCAACGAGCTCGGAATCGCTCTAGCTGCAGGTTTCCCAGCTAGCCGCATCACCGCACACGGCAACAACAAAGGTGTAGAGTTCTTGCGCGCTTTGGTACAAAACGGTGTTGGTCACGTGGTATTGGATTCCGCGCAGGAATTAGAACTGCTCGATTATGTAGCAGCTGGTGAAGGCAAGATCCAGGATGTTTTAATCCGCGTGAAGCCAGGCATTGAAGCACACACCCATGAATTTATTGCAACCAGCCACGAAGACCAAAAGTTTGGATTCTCCCTAGCATCTGGTTCTGCATTTGCTGCAGCGAAAGCAGCAAACAACGCCGAAAACCTGAATCTGGTTGGTCTGCACTGCCACGTTGGATCCCAAGTTTTCGATGCAGAAGGATTCAAACTAGCGGCAGAACGCGTACTTGGGCTCTACGCACAGATTCACAGCGAATTGGGCCTTGCTTTGCCAGAGCTGGATCTCGGTGGTGGATACGGCATTGCCTACACCGCAGCAGAAGAGCCACTCAACGTCGCCGAAGTAGCCACTGACCTGATCACCGCAGTTGGGAAAATGGCTGCGGAACTAGGCATCGACGCACCAACTGTCCTTGTGGAACCAGGCCGTGCGATCGCCGGACCATCAGCTGTCACCATCTACGAAGTAGGAACCACCAAAGACGTTCACGTTGACGATGACAACACCCGACGCTATGTGGCTGTCGACGGTGGAATGTCCGATAACATCCGCCCAGCCCTCTATGGCTCTGAGTACGATGCACGCGTGGTGTCGCGCTTCACTGAAGGCGAAGGCGTAAACACCCGAGTTGTTGGTGCACACTGCGAATCCGGCGATATTTTGATCAACGATGAAGTTTATCCATCAGATATCACTAGTGGCGACTTCCTTGCACTCGCTGCGACAGGTGCATATTGCTACGCCATGAGCTCCCGCTACAACGCCTTCACCCGTCCAGCGGTTGTTTCTGTACGCGCAGGTAGCTCCCGGCTGATGCTGCGCCGTGAAACCTTAGATGACATTTTGGCATTGGAGGCTTAA
- the narI gene encoding respiratory nitrate reductase subunit gamma encodes MSNFETFLWVAYPWLCIAAYIIGISWRWRADQFGWTTHSSQIYESKLLRIASPLFHWGMVFVVIGHLMGLAIPKSWTQAVGVSDTAYHLIATIPGTIAGIAAVLGLIGLIVRRVINKTVFLSTSRSDKVMYVLLAAAILSGFIATVSTQVFGGAHGYDYRETISPWLRQLLIFNAQPELMADVPWEFKVHIVAGFTLIAVWPFTRLVHAFSAPVGYVTRPYVVYRTRDTTSEPARQNVAWEPVRSVKNQLDNDSKWHGA; translated from the coding sequence ATGTCAAACTTTGAAACGTTCCTCTGGGTTGCATACCCCTGGCTGTGTATCGCCGCATACATCATCGGCATCTCCTGGCGCTGGCGTGCAGACCAATTCGGATGGACCACCCACTCCTCCCAAATTTACGAATCCAAACTCCTCCGCATCGCCTCACCGCTGTTCCACTGGGGCATGGTGTTCGTGGTCATCGGCCACCTCATGGGCCTAGCCATCCCGAAAAGCTGGACTCAAGCAGTAGGAGTCTCCGATACCGCCTACCACCTCATTGCCACCATCCCCGGCACCATCGCGGGCATCGCAGCAGTTCTAGGTCTGATCGGACTGATCGTTAGGCGCGTGATCAACAAGACCGTCTTCCTATCAACCTCCAGATCAGACAAAGTGATGTACGTCCTGCTTGCCGCAGCAATCTTGTCAGGATTCATCGCCACCGTCTCCACCCAGGTCTTCGGCGGCGCCCACGGCTACGACTACCGCGAAACCATCTCCCCATGGCTGCGCCAACTGCTCATCTTCAACGCACAACCCGAACTCATGGCCGACGTTCCTTGGGAGTTTAAAGTCCACATCGTTGCCGGCTTCACCCTCATCGCAGTCTGGCCATTCACCCGACTTGTCCACGCATTCTCCGCACCGGTTGGATACGTCACCCGCCCATACGTGGTCTACAGAACCCGCGACACCACCTCCGAACCAGCCCGCCAAAACGTGGCTTGGGAACCCGTACGCTCTGTGAAAAATCAGCTAGATAATGATTCAAAATGGCACGGAGCCTAA
- a CDS encoding homoserine dehydrogenase, protein MTSASAPSFNPGKGPGSAVGIALLGFGTVGSEVMRLMTEYGDELAHRIGGPLEVRGIAVSDKSKPREGVSPELLTEDAFALIERDDVDIVVEVIGGIDYPREVVLAALKAGKSVVTANKALVAAHSAELADAAEAANVDLYFEAAVAAAIPVVGPLRRSLAGDQIQSVMGIVNGTTNFILDAMDSTGADYEESLAEATRLGYAEADPTADVEGHDAASKAAILASIAFHTRVTADDVHCEGISNISADDIKAAQQAGHTIKLLAICEKFTNQEGKSAISARVHPTLLPVSHPLASVNKSFNAIFVEAEAAGRLMFYGNGAGGAPTASAVLGDVVGAARNKVHGGRAPGESTYANLPIADFGETTTRYHLDMEVEDRVGVLAELANLFAEQGISLRTIRQEERDDNARLIVVTHSALESDLSRTVELLKAKPVVKAVNSVIRLERD, encoded by the coding sequence ATGACCTCAGCATCTGCCCCAAGCTTTAACCCCGGTAAGGGTCCCGGCTCAGCAGTCGGAATTGCCCTTCTTGGATTCGGAACTGTCGGCTCTGAGGTGATGCGCCTGATGACTGAATACGGTGATGAGTTGGCGCACCGTATTGGTGGTCCGCTAGAAGTTCGAGGCATTGCTGTTTCTGATAAGTCCAAGCCACGCGAGGGTGTTTCACCTGAGTTGCTTACTGAAGATGCATTTGCCCTGATCGAGCGCGATGACGTGGACATCGTTGTAGAGGTTATCGGCGGAATTGATTACCCACGTGAGGTTGTACTGGCAGCTTTAAAGGCCGGGAAGTCCGTGGTTACCGCTAATAAAGCTCTCGTAGCTGCTCACTCGGCAGAGCTTGCTGATGCAGCAGAAGCAGCAAATGTTGACCTTTACTTCGAAGCTGCTGTGGCAGCTGCGATCCCAGTTGTTGGCCCATTGCGCCGTTCCTTGGCTGGCGATCAGATCCAGTCCGTGATGGGCATCGTTAACGGCACCACCAACTTCATCTTGGATGCGATGGATTCCACTGGCGCCGACTATGAGGAGTCCCTGGCTGAGGCTACTCGCTTGGGATATGCAGAAGCTGATCCAACCGCTGACGTTGAGGGCCATGATGCGGCTTCAAAGGCAGCAATTCTAGCGTCGATCGCATTCCACACTCGCGTTACCGCAGATGATGTTCATTGCGAGGGCATCAGCAACATCAGCGCTGACGATATCAAGGCAGCTCAGCAGGCTGGCCACACCATCAAGTTGCTGGCTATCTGTGAGAAGTTCACCAACCAGGAAGGAAAGTCAGCCATTTCCGCTCGCGTACACCCGACCCTGTTGCCTGTATCCCACCCATTGGCGTCGGTTAACAAGTCCTTTAATGCAATTTTTGTTGAAGCAGAAGCGGCAGGTCGTCTGATGTTCTACGGAAATGGTGCAGGCGGAGCTCCTACCGCATCTGCAGTGCTTGGCGACGTAGTAGGTGCCGCTCGCAACAAGGTTCACGGTGGACGCGCTCCAGGTGAATCCACTTACGCGAACCTGCCCATCGCTGATTTTGGTGAGACCACCACCCGCTACCACCTTGATATGGAAGTGGAAGATCGCGTTGGCGTTTTGGCTGAATTGGCTAACCTCTTTGCTGAGCAGGGAATCTCCTTGCGTACAATTCGACAGGAAGAGCGCGATGATAATGCACGTTTGATCGTTGTCACCCACTCTGCGCTGGAATCTGATCTTTCCCGCACTGTTGAGCTGTTGAAGGCAAAGCCAGTAGTTAAGGCAGTCAACAGTGTGATCCGCCTCGAAAGGGACTAG
- the argS gene encoding arginine--tRNA ligase produces the protein MTPADLATLIKETAVEVLTSRELDTSVLPEQVVVERPRNPEHGDYATNIALQVAKKVGQNPRDLATWLAEALAAHEAIDSAEIAGPGFLNIRLAAAAQGEIVAKILAQGEEFGNSDHLSHLDVNLEFVSANPTGPIHLGGTRWAAVGDSLGRVLEASGAKVTREYYFNDHGRQIDRFALSLLAAAKGEPTPEDGYGGEYIKEIAEAVVEKHPEALSLEPAATQELFRAEGVEMMFEHIKSSLHEFGTDFDVYFHENSLFESGAVDKAVQSLKDNGNLYENDGAWWLRSTDFGDDKDRVVIKSDGDAAYIAGDIAYVADKFSRGHNLNIYMLGADHHGYIARLKAAAAALGYKPEGVEVLIGQMVNLLRDGKAVRMSKRAGTVVTLDDLVEAIGIDAARYSLIRSSVDSSLDIDLGLWESQSSDNPVYYVQYGHARLCSIARKAETLGVTDEGADLSLLTHDREGDLIRTLGEFPAVVKAAADLREPHRIARYAEELAGTFHRFYDACHILPKADEEKAPIHSARLALAAATRQTLANALRLVGVSAPEKM, from the coding sequence ATGACACCAGCAGATCTCGCAACATTGATTAAGGAGACCGCAGTGGAGGTTTTAACCTCCCGCGAACTCGATACTTCCGTCCTTCCGGAGCAAGTAGTTGTTGAGCGTCCGCGTAACCCAGAGCACGGCGATTACGCCACCAATATTGCATTGCAAGTGGCTAAAAAAGTAGGCCAAAATCCTCGTGACTTAGCTACCTGGTTGGCTGAGGCCTTGGCAGCTCATGAGGCAATTGACTCTGCTGAAATTGCTGGCCCAGGCTTTTTAAATATTCGCCTTGCAGCTGCAGCGCAGGGTGAAATTGTGGCCAAAATTCTGGCACAGGGGGAGGAGTTTGGAAACTCTGATCACCTTTCCCATCTGGACGTGAACCTCGAGTTTGTTTCCGCGAACCCCACCGGACCTATCCACCTTGGCGGCACACGTTGGGCAGCCGTAGGTGATTCTTTGGGTCGTGTGCTGGAAGCATCCGGTGCGAAGGTGACTCGGGAATACTACTTTAACGATCATGGTCGACAGATTGATCGTTTCGCTTTGTCCTTGCTTGCTGCTGCGAAGGGGGAGCCAACCCCAGAAGACGGTTATGGCGGCGAATACATTAAGGAAATTGCGGAGGCGGTCGTCGAAAAGCATCCTGAAGCGTTGAGCTTAGAGCCTGCCGCAACCCAGGAACTATTCCGCGCTGAAGGCGTGGAAATGATGTTTGAGCACATCAAATCGTCCTTGCACGAATTTGGCACGGATTTTGATGTCTACTTCCACGAGAACTCCCTATTTGAGTCTGGTGCGGTAGACAAGGCTGTGCAGTCGTTGAAAGACAACGGCAACCTGTACGAAAACGACGGTGCATGGTGGCTGCGCTCGACCGACTTCGGCGACGACAAAGACCGCGTTGTCATCAAATCTGACGGCGACGCCGCCTACATTGCCGGCGATATTGCCTATGTGGCCGACAAGTTCTCCCGCGGACACAACCTGAATATTTACATGCTCGGCGCTGATCACCATGGATACATCGCGCGCCTGAAAGCTGCTGCGGCTGCACTTGGCTACAAGCCAGAAGGCGTTGAAGTCTTGATCGGCCAGATGGTGAACCTGCTTCGCGACGGCAAGGCAGTGCGTATGTCCAAGCGTGCTGGCACAGTGGTGACTTTGGATGACCTGGTAGAAGCAATTGGTATTGATGCCGCACGCTACTCCCTGATCCGTTCCTCCGTGGATTCCTCCCTTGATATCGATCTTGGTCTGTGGGAATCCCAGTCTTCTGACAACCCTGTGTACTACGTGCAATATGGACACGCTCGTTTGTGCTCTATTGCGCGAAAAGCAGAAACATTAGGCGTCACCGACGAAGGCGCAGATTTGTCGCTGCTGACTCATGACCGTGAAGGTGACCTCATCCGCACCCTCGGTGAATTCCCTGCAGTAGTTAAGGCTGCCGCTGACCTGCGTGAACCTCACCGCATTGCGCGCTACGCCGAAGAGCTTGCCGGAACCTTCCACCGTTTCTACGACGCGTGCCACATTCTGCCTAAAGCAGACGAGGAAAAGGCACCAATCCATTCAGCACGCTTGGCACTTGCAGCAGCAACCCGCCAAACCCTTGCTAACGCCCTGCGCCTCGTCGGCGTTTCCGCACCGGAGAAGATGTAA
- a CDS encoding PspC domain-containing protein, whose translation MTYPAQSRRLARSTTDKWIGGVAGGLAETYGWNPAHVRLAFAASVLLPLPGSQVLFYLLAWLIIPSRDQRF comes from the coding sequence ATGACATACCCAGCTCAGAGCCGACGCCTTGCCCGCAGCACCACCGATAAATGGATTGGTGGCGTTGCTGGTGGACTGGCAGAAACATACGGCTGGAATCCAGCACACGTCCGCCTCGCTTTCGCAGCTTCGGTGCTGTTGCCTTTGCCAGGGTCTCAAGTCCTGTTCTACCTCCTGGCATGGTTGATCATTCCATCAAGGGACCAACGTTTCTAG
- the thrB gene encoding homoserine kinase, protein MAIELNVGRKVTVTVPGSSANLGPGFDTLGLALSVYDTVEVEIIPSGLEVEVFGEGQGEVPLDGSHLVVKAIRAGLKAADAEVPGLRVVCHNNIPQSRGLGSSAAAAVAGVSAANGLADFPLTQDQIVQLASAFEGHPDNAAASVLGGAVVSWTTLAIDGRSQPAYAAVPLEVHKDIRATALVPDFHASTEAVRRVLPNEVTHIDARFNVSRVAVMIVALQQRPDLLWEGTRDRLHQPYRADVLPVTSEWVNRLRNRGYAAYLSGAGPTAMVLSTEPIPDKVLEDARESGIKVLELEVAGPVKVEVNQA, encoded by the coding sequence ATGGCAATTGAACTGAACGTCGGTCGCAAAGTTACTGTTACGGTACCGGGATCTTCGGCCAACCTCGGCCCTGGCTTTGACACTCTTGGTTTAGCTTTGTCGGTGTATGACACCGTCGAAGTGGAGATCATCCCATCGGGGCTAGAGGTAGAAGTCTTCGGCGAAGGCCAAGGCGAAGTGCCACTTGATGGCTCCCACTTGGTGGTTAAGGCCATTCGTGCCGGACTTAAAGCGGCTGATGCTGAAGTTCCGGGATTGCGTGTTGTGTGCCACAACAATATTCCGCAATCTCGTGGCCTTGGATCATCAGCTGCTGCAGCAGTAGCAGGTGTCTCCGCTGCTAATGGTCTGGCCGATTTCCCACTGACACAGGATCAAATTGTTCAGTTGGCTTCTGCTTTTGAAGGCCACCCCGATAATGCTGCAGCTTCGGTGCTTGGTGGCGCTGTCGTGTCCTGGACAACGCTTGCGATCGATGGACGTAGTCAACCAGCATATGCTGCGGTACCACTTGAGGTGCATAAAGATATCCGTGCAACCGCTTTGGTCCCTGACTTCCACGCATCAACAGAGGCCGTGCGCCGTGTGCTGCCAAATGAAGTCACCCACATTGATGCACGGTTTAATGTCTCCCGAGTAGCTGTGATGATTGTTGCTTTGCAGCAGCGTCCAGATTTGTTGTGGGAAGGTACACGAGACCGCCTGCACCAACCTTATCGAGCAGACGTTTTGCCGGTTACGTCCGAATGGGTAAACCGTCTGCGTAACCGTGGTTATGCCGCGTATCTGTCAGGTGCTGGCCCAACTGCCATGGTGCTATCCACGGAACCAATTCCAGACAAGGTTTTAGAAGATGCTCGGGAATCCGGCATTAAGGTCTTAGAACTTGAAGTAGCCGGGCCTGTAAAGGTTGAAGTAAACCAGGCATAA
- the narH gene encoding nitrate reductase subunit beta — protein sequence MKVMAQIAMIMNLDKCIGCHTCSVTCKQAWTNRQGTEYIWFNNVETRPGVGYPRGWEDQDKWEGGWVRTNSGKLKPKAGGRIKKLATIFHNPKLPTIEDYYEPWTYEYDKLLSAPAGQRTQPTARPVSQLDGRPIDKVEWSSNWDDNLGGSTTTLDQDPVLEKMNLTVQKEIEDSFMFYLPRICEHCLNPTCVSSCPSGAMYKRAEDGIVLVDQDQCRGWRMCVSGCPYKKVYFNHKSGKAEKCTLCYPRLEVGQPTVCSETCVGRLRYLGVLLYDADRVAEVAATPNEQDLFEAQKTLFLDPHDPHVVADAQRNGIPHSWIEAAQNSPIYDLIFKYEVALPLHPEYRTLPMVWYIPPLSPIVDEVTASGNDGENHKILFTALSTMRIPLEYLAGLFTAGDTRPVEKSLRRLAAMRSYMRDISLGNEPQEEIAEAVGMTGKVMQEMYRILAIAKYDDRYVIPTASPETPRGISSLDPFGDVDPAHATEQLNVGLGEGAPEACGTGAPIGKVSLTSWNVGERPAAMFPPRKD from the coding sequence ATGAAGGTCATGGCTCAGATCGCGATGATCATGAACTTGGACAAGTGCATTGGCTGTCACACGTGTTCTGTTACGTGTAAGCAGGCATGGACCAACCGTCAAGGAACGGAATACATTTGGTTTAACAATGTGGAAACCCGCCCGGGTGTGGGATATCCACGTGGCTGGGAAGATCAGGATAAATGGGAAGGCGGCTGGGTTCGCACGAACTCCGGCAAGTTAAAGCCCAAGGCTGGTGGCCGTATCAAGAAGCTGGCTACCATCTTCCATAACCCAAAGCTGCCCACCATTGAAGATTATTACGAGCCGTGGACATATGAGTACGACAAGTTGCTGTCTGCTCCTGCGGGTCAGAGAACCCAGCCTACGGCGCGTCCTGTGAGTCAGTTGGATGGGCGTCCCATAGATAAAGTCGAATGGTCCTCTAACTGGGATGACAACTTGGGTGGATCCACAACCACGCTGGATCAAGATCCCGTGCTGGAGAAAATGAATCTCACGGTGCAAAAAGAGATTGAAGATTCCTTCATGTTCTATTTGCCCCGCATCTGTGAGCACTGCCTAAACCCAACGTGTGTGTCGTCGTGTCCTTCAGGTGCGATGTACAAGCGTGCTGAAGACGGCATTGTGCTGGTTGACCAGGATCAATGCCGTGGTTGGCGCATGTGTGTGTCAGGTTGCCCGTACAAGAAGGTTTACTTCAACCACAAGTCGGGCAAGGCCGAAAAGTGTACGCTGTGCTATCCGCGCCTCGAGGTCGGGCAGCCTACCGTATGCTCGGAGACCTGCGTCGGCCGTCTGCGCTATTTAGGTGTTTTGCTTTACGACGCCGACCGTGTCGCTGAAGTCGCCGCCACGCCAAATGAACAGGACTTGTTCGAAGCCCAAAAGACCCTGTTCTTAGACCCACACGATCCACACGTTGTGGCTGATGCCCAGCGCAACGGCATCCCCCACTCCTGGATTGAAGCGGCTCAGAATTCACCAATTTACGATCTCATCTTCAAATATGAGGTTGCCCTACCGCTGCACCCTGAGTACCGCACCTTGCCCATGGTTTGGTACATCCCGCCGCTAAGCCCCATCGTTGATGAGGTCACCGCATCCGGCAACGACGGTGAAAACCATAAGATCTTGTTCACCGCGCTGTCCACCATGCGCATTCCTTTGGAGTATTTGGCAGGCCTATTTACTGCTGGTGATACCAGACCGGTGGAGAAATCCTTGCGTAGGCTTGCTGCTATGCGTTCCTATATGCGCGATATCAGCCTCGGAAACGAACCGCAGGAAGAAATCGCGGAGGCTGTCGGCATGACGGGCAAGGTGATGCAGGAAATGTATCGCATTTTGGCCATCGCAAAGTATGACGATCGCTATGTCATTCCAACGGCATCCCCAGAAACTCCGCGCGGAATTTCTTCCCTGGATCCGTTCGGTGATGTCGATCCTGCACACGCTACTGAGCAGCTCAATGTTGGTTTGGGTGAAGGTGCCCCAGAGGCATGTGGCACGGGAGCCCCCATCGGCAAGGTCAGTCTGACCTCATGGAATGTTGGCGAACGCCCCGCAGCAATGTTCCCACCACGGAAGGACTAG
- the narJ gene encoding nitrate reductase molybdenum cofactor assembly chaperone — protein MRTHIGNVPDHFVPKISMTEEQRRLVFMLNSLLLDYPEEGFVDKLNAVEAQLDALPLPVAAHVIEFLDAARIAGPRAMQEAYVETFDQRRRCSLFLTYYAVGDTRQRGTAILAFRQTLQQLGFESERDELPDHLCVVLEAAALAEPSLFDAATEVLAAHRDGIEVLRSALEGLNSPYRYLVTSLCQALPEIDEETAESYLELIRSGPPAEMVGIGIPLPFPTSQPDNH, from the coding sequence ATGCGCACACATATCGGGAACGTTCCTGATCATTTTGTCCCAAAGATCTCCATGACAGAAGAGCAGCGCCGACTGGTCTTTATGTTAAATAGCCTGCTTTTGGATTATCCAGAGGAGGGATTCGTCGATAAGCTAAATGCCGTCGAGGCACAGCTAGATGCCCTCCCGCTCCCCGTCGCCGCGCACGTGATCGAGTTTTTAGATGCCGCGCGCATCGCGGGGCCGCGAGCCATGCAGGAAGCCTACGTGGAGACCTTTGACCAGCGCCGACGCTGCTCGCTGTTTCTCACCTATTACGCGGTCGGCGACACCCGCCAGCGTGGCACGGCGATCCTCGCCTTCCGCCAAACGCTGCAGCAACTCGGATTTGAATCCGAGCGCGACGAGCTGCCCGACCACCTTTGCGTCGTGCTTGAGGCCGCAGCACTTGCCGAACCTTCGCTTTTCGACGCCGCCACCGAAGTTCTCGCCGCCCACCGCGACGGCATCGAGGTCCTGCGCTCCGCACTCGAAGGTCTAAACTCGCCCTACCGGTACCTGGTGACCTCCCTATGCCAGGCGCTACCCGAGATCGATGAAGAAACCGCCGAGAGCTACCTCGAACTAATCCGCAGCGGTCCACCAGCAGAAATGGTGGGCATCGGCATCCCACTTCCCTTCCCCACCTCACAACCGGACAATCACTAG